Proteins from one Rhizoctonia solani chromosome 5, complete sequence genomic window:
- a CDS encoding Retrotransposon-derived protein PEG10, with amino-acid sequence MLDPHSLHIQWQSAPGHPLKPVPLSIKDSWNPYFRQPPLSLAKSLLSGSSASFGDSKVCTNVKNISQTVNVVKDGLAQLQLAWGPHTPEDQKPPAVEETPRAAPKAKPIGKAQPFLGAPAPIISTGAPRRNPLTLFNPYPSLSFPLGPAPATQGPPPAPQVTPALPPAAPSTVKVDHPDAFKGKIGSEAKQWLTQMLAWVCLNQRQFPLDMEVLSFLLMNMMEAAGAWAHPYLDQLGSHCTIIQTVDDFKIKFLAAFGNPDATRAADQFACGLHWEVQKQIATRERQPCTLRELQDTALIINNALRKERASHPQQGIKSGKSSSTPNRGASTGQQATKTSPLSSNPNYVLEEERNCCCAQGPCVKCRKPGHKFAKCRTSWKATPKEDKGKPKETTKIGKDSKYQLGKE; translated from the exons ATGCTGGACCCTCATTCCCTACACATCCAATGGCAATCTGCTCCAGGCCACCCTCTCAAGCCCGTTCCCCTGTCAATCAAGGACAGCTGGAACCCTTAtttccgccagcctcccctgagcttggcaaagtctcTCTTGAGTGGGTCATCTGCCTCCTTTGGGGACTCCA AGGTTTGCACCAATGTCAAAAACATCTCCCAGACagtcaatgttgtcaaggatgggcttgcccaactCCAGCTTGCCTGGGGcccccacaccccagaagatcaaaaaccccctgcggttgaggaaactcccagggccgcgcccaaagccaagcctattggcaaggctcaacccttccttggggccccagcccctatcatctccacaggggccccTAGACGCAACCCCCTTACCCTCTTCAACCCCTATCCCTCCTTGTCTTTCCCTTTgggaccggctccagcaacccaaggacctccaccagcaccCCAAGTCACTCCGGCGCTGCCTCCAGcagccccctccactgtaaaaGTGGACCATCCAGATGCCTTTAAAGGCAAGATTGGCTCAgaggccaagcaatggctaacACAAATGTTAGCCTGGGTTTGCCTTAATCAAAGGCAGTTCCCATTGGACATGGAGGTCCTAAGCTTCCTATTGATGAACATGATGGAAGctgctggggcctgggcccatccctACCTGGACCAACTTGGGTCCCATTGCACCATCATCCAGACTGTGGATGATTTTAAAATCAAGTTCCTGGCTGcctttggcaacccagatgcAACCAGAGCAGCAGA CCAATTTGCATGTGGgcttcactgggaggtccaaaAACAGATTGCCACAAGGGAGAGGCAACCCTGCACCCTGAGGGAGCTGCAAGACACAGCCCTCATCATcaacaacgccctccgcaaggagagagccagccacccgcaacaGGGTATTAAGTCTGGTAAATCTTCTTCCACCCCCAACCggggggcaagtactggccaacaggccacaaaaACCAGTCCCctctcctccaatcccaactacgtcttggaggaagaacgcaacTGCTGCTGCGCACAAGGCCCCTGTGTGAAATGCAGAAAGCCAGGacacaagtttgccaagtgtAGAACCAGCTGGAAGGCAACCCCAAAGGAGGATAAAGGGAAGCCAAAGGAAAccaccaagattggcaaagactccaagtaccaattgggaaaagagtaa
- a CDS encoding Retrotransposon-derived protein PEG10 codes for MADPRSCKSSLDSLASRQASPLITPAMLEGHANAPTSCRRVALHPEILWQQDDATKLNHLHRYLIGNNTSSRSQPPVLHRSLEKNTVHLIRCLDAWKQIMLQDVTQAHRHMPPRRVFTVIDNTLKAPSGSGSSGNKDFLVPIKDEPDPKGKQRVKLESPEPPRTTSNTSWTIPHTQEHLDTNPEQPFIRPTSLDLPSTSQAATSSPLSKGYLSAQPRETNEGKEARTLHNIATMMGRALSVPLQSPFRGFLSQTPGPAQVKSKIPAPEKYDGKKGPAVKSFFLDCKTYFLSNASSFPSDHSCISFVLMNLKDGQPKKWGQIYLEKLLNGNNEPTLESWNIFEGAFLCK; via the exons ATGGCAGACCCTAGATCATGCAAATCATCACTGGACTCACTggcatcaaggcaggcaTCCCCTCTTATCACTCCAGCTATGCTAGAAGGCCATGCCAATGCACCTACAAGTTGCAGAAGGGTTGCACTCCACCCAGAAATCCTCTGGCAGCAAGATGATGCTACAAAACTCAATCACCTGCACAGATATCTCATAGGCAACAATACCAGCAGCAGATCTCAACCCCCAGTGCTCCACAGATCACTGGAGAAGAATACAGTGCATCTTATCAGATGCCTAGATGCCTGGAAACAAATCATGTTGCAGGATGTTACACAAGCA CACAGGCACATGCCTCCCAGAAGAGTCTTCACAGTCATAGACAACACCCTCAAGGCCCCTTCTGGCTCAGGCAgctcaggcaacaaggacttctTAGTCCCTATCAAGGATGAGCCTGACCCAAAAGGGAAACAAAGGGTCAAATTGGAGTCACCAGAACCACCTAGAACAACTTCAAACACTTCCTGGACAATCCCACATACCCAGGAACACCTTGACACCAACCCAGAGCAGCCATTCATCAGGCCAACATCTTTAGATCTCCCAAGCACATCtcaagcagcaacaagtaGCCCCCTAAGCAAAGGATATCTATCAGCTCAACCAAGAGAAACAAATGAAGGAAAGGAGGCAAGAACATTGCACAACATTGCTACCATGATGGGCAGAGCCTTATCTGTCCCACTTCAGAGCCCCTTCAGGGGCTt CTTGTCCCAAACTCCTGGTCCAGCCCAAGTGAAATCAAAGatccctgctcctgagaagtatgatggcaagaagggcCCTGCAGTCAAATCCTTTTtcctggattgcaaaacATACTTCCTCAGCAATGCTTCCTCCTTCCCTTCTGATCACAGTTGCATCTCCTTTGTCCTCATGAACCTAAAAGAtggacaacccaagaagtGGGGGCAGATCTATCTAGAGAAGCTGCTGAATGGCAATAATGAGCCAACCCTGGAATCCTGGAATATATTTGAAGGAGCATTCTTGTGCAAGTAG
- a CDS encoding Retrotransposable element Tf2 protein yields the protein MDPIKTLIDSRATSNFISPTIVEKYKIPKTLLKNPQVVRMLDGTISQTGCIWHQVQLTVLANSHPHTIPFLCTITFPKQIQIALEEEADPNPLADLPTQYHKFAKVFGEEEFKVLPPHQEYDIAIDLVPDAKLSPGPIYGMTDAESKALKQHIDKELATGKIRPSTSSAGTLVMFVKKADGSLQLVVNYRKLNDVTHKNVYPLPRQDDLMAKLRRTKLFTKLDLCWGYNNVRIKEGDKWKTAFRTKYGLFEYLVMPFGLTNTPAAFQHFMNDLFCDLINITKTLRTTHVREVLSWLMKNQLFCKLSKCHFHVTTVDYLGIVILPAGFSMDQKQIEAVTLWPQPKTVKQVQAFLGFVNYLRQFIPNFSSMACPLHNLTKKETPWSWSKPEEDAFQELTTLVTKSPVLIHSNPDLPYYLETDALGVAMGAILSQWGEDNCLHLVAYMSKSFSGAEANYNTHNKELLAIIKALEEWHIFLEATDKPIQVFTDHRNLEYWMQARTFNRRHARWRVFLSNFNFEIHYCPGKQSGKPNALSRRSDYKDKPQEPEIMLPLEVFANTMEEEVKIVMEICHKLREDPSLKPIVQFLTEDVDNAPPSIWKAYQDYNWEEDLLWYQGKLVVPETNP from the exons ATGGACCCCATTAAAACCCTGATAGACTCCAGAGCAACGTCCAACTTCATATCTCCAACAATAgtagaaaaatacaaaattccaaaaaccctactcaaaaacccacaagtagtgagaatgttagatggtactatctcccagactggttgcatttggcaccaggttcaactcacggtcttggccaacAGCCATCCACACACTATCCCCTTTTTA tgtaccATCACCTTCCCCAAACAAATCCAGATTgccttggaagaagaagctgacccAAACCCCCTAGCAGATCTACCCACTCAGTACCAcaaatttgctaaagtatttggggaagaggagTTTAAAGTACTTCCACCACACCAAGAATATGATATTGCAATTGACCTagtcccagatgccaaactctctCCTGGTCCAatttatggcatgactgatgcggaATCTAAGGCACTCAAACAGCATATTGACAAAGAattagcaacaggcaagatccgccctagtacttcTTCTGCAGGCACCCTggttatgtttgtcaaaaaggcggATGGATCTCTGCAATTGGTAGTCAACTATAGGAAGCTCAATGATGTCACGCACAAAAATGTTTACCCACTTCCTAGACAagatgatctcatggccaaGCTGAGGCGCACAAAATTGTTTACCAAACTGGATCTATgctggggatacaacaacgtcagaatcaaggaaggagacaaatggaagacagcattCAGGACTAAATATggactatttgaatacctggtaatgccctttggcctaaCAAACACACCAGCAGcctttcaacactttatgaatgatCTATTCTGCGACCTCATCAACATTACT AAGACCCTAAGGACcacccatgtcagggaagtcctatcttggttgatgaagaaccaattgttctgcaagttgtccaaatgccacttccatgtcactacGGTTGATTACTTAGGAATTGTTATTTTGCCTGCTGgcttttccatggatcaaaagCAGATTGAAGCAGTCACCTTGTGGCCCCagcccaaaacagtcaaacaggtccaggccttcctaggatttgttaACTACCTCAGACAGTTTATACCTAACTTTAGTTCCATGGCTTGCCcactccacaacctcacaaaaaaggaaactcccTGGTCATGGAGTAAGCCAGAAGAGGACGCCTTCCAGGAACTAACAACCCTTGTTACCAAATCCCCAGTCCTCATCCACTCTAATCCGGACctcccctactacctagagacagacgcactaggggtagccatgggagcaatcctGAGTCAATGGGGAGAAGATAATTGCCTACACCTGGTTGCCTatatgtcaaaatccttctctGGTGCTGAAGCTAACTACAATacacacaataaggaactgttagccatcatcaaggcattggaggaatggcaCATCTTCTTAGAAGCAACTGAtaaaccaatccaggtctttACAGATcacaggaacctggaatattggatgcaggcaagaaccttcaacaggAGGCATGCAAGATGGCGTGttttcctgagcaatttcaactttgaaattcattattgcccagggaagcagtcagggaaacccAATGCCTTGTCCAGGAGATCAGATTACAAGGAcaaaccccaagaaccagaAATTATGCTGCCATtggaagtctttgccaatacaaTGGAAGAGGAAGTCAAAATTGTCATGGAAATTTGTCACAAGTTAAGGGAGGACCCTTCCCTTAAGCCAATTGTCCAGTTTTTGACAGAAGATGTGGATAACGCGCCCCCCTCTATTTGGAAGGCATACCAAGACtacaactgggaagaagacctactctggtaccaaggaaagctGGTAGTTCCTGAAACAAACCCCTGA
- a CDS encoding Retrotransposon-derived protein PEG10: MEPEPSITALLKAITALTATVRSLQDQIRLQGQQLIELKAICKETADLLGDKDQGTQAQPGPSTGPVTPPTHTGGETHTPGTVRPGLKAPFRPGRGTGYNSEDKEPRREPKKEPQGTPRRHLGSLTPFDSGSLVKRPKMELPDPYKGDTRGCKATQWLDRMLLWVALHCNQFNKEEQMVVWILYHMTDKATNWALPIIGTIIKGKGNPPTTILALTAKFKEAFANPNAKWAPARKIAALSQTTTTSKYVTEFCNLMAELDWNKEAYIAQFMQGLHWKVKELLSTKDNIPDKLKAIFAASIKIDNTCCKNKENWPKKAGKPWSPQPPPLPPPPLPGSAYWKTPTTSPQRRGIVAALLASVSNAVRRDKGSSSAPTVGKPQSRKWPK, translated from the coding sequence atggaaccagagccgtccattaccgctctcctcaaggctatcacagccctcacagccacagtcaggtccctacaggaccaaattAGATtgcaaggccaacagctcattgagctcaaggccatatgcaaggagactgCTGACCTacttggtgacaaggaccaaggaacccaagcccagcctggcccatcaactgggcctgtTACCCCCCCCACTCACACAGGCggagaaacccacactccaggcacggttaggcctggactcaaggccccattcagGCCAGGAAGGGGTACAGGATACAATTCAGAGGACAAGGAACCCAGAAGGgaacccaaaaaggagcctcaaggaacgcctaggaggcaccttggctccctcaccccatttgactcagggtccttggtaaagcggcccaaaatggaactcCCTGACCCCTACAAGGGGGATACAAGGGGATGCAAAgccactcagtggcttgATAGGATGCTCCTTTGGGTTGCCCTCCACTGCAACCAATTCAACAAGGAAgagcaaatggttgtgtggatcctctaccacatgactgacaaAGCCACCAactgggctctccctatTATTGGGACCATCATTAAGGGCAAGGGGAACCCTCCAACCACCATCCTGGCcttaacagccaaattcaaggaagcgtTTGCCAACCCCAACGCCAAATGGGCCCCTGCTAGGAAAATAGCAGcactctcccaaaccaccaccacctccaagtaCGTAACAGAGTtctgcaacctcatggcagagcttgactggaacaaggaggcctacattgcgcagttcatgcaaggcctccactggaaggttaaGGAACTGTTATCAACAAAGGATAACATTCCTGACAAACTCAAAGCAATTTTTGCGGCTTCAATCAAAATAGACAACACTTGCTgcaaaaacaaggagaatTGGCCCAAAAAGGCAGGCAAGCCCTGGTCaccacaaccaccacctctaccaccaccaccactaccagGGTCTGCCTATTGGAAGACCCCAACTACATCACCCCAGAGGAGAGGGATTGTTGCCGCGCTGCtggcctctgtgtcaaatgcaGTCAGAAGGGACAAGggatcaagcagtgccccaacagttggaaagccacaatcaaggaagtGGCCAAAGTAG
- a CDS encoding Retrotransposable element Tf2 protein: MVPDIGTLRMDLLQIFHDSPLAGHPGRQQTLELISCNYYWPGICANTYWHIDSCKICQRIQKPKYASIPPQPLETPTRPWQHILYDMIVDLPRDSNHDSILVIVDSFTKYVILVECSKKLKVPKLADLFLRHMWKKYGMLEKAVSDQGQVFNNKFLKALYQRLGIDPHYSSMYHPQSNGQTEHVNPLVEHFLRAYSGINQKDWVKWLPMAKFACNNTVHSATGKSPFKALHRWEPTLTPSNVPTDVPEADGLAAQMEAQWKEIELALQQSKSQMIAGEGGNPLEFEIGEEAWLDAKNLKLKTLSPKLTEQRIGPFRIIEKISDCTYQLELPLSMRVHNVFYVGLLSKVKRDDKRAFENRPLPITMDGEEEYEVEGICCTPL, translated from the coding sequence ATGGTCCCTGACATAGGAACCCTTAGAATGGACTTACTACAAatcttccatgacagcccccTGGCAGGTCACCCTGGTAGACAACAGACATTGGAGTTGATATCCTGcaattactattggcctggcATCTGCGCCAATACTTACTGGCACATTGACTCCTGCAAAATCTGTCAACGCATCCAAAAGCCCAAGTATGCAAGCATTCCCCCACAGCCATTGGAAACCCCCACGCGTCCATGGCAGCACATCTtgtatgacatgattgtagatcTCCCCAGAGACAGTAACCATGACTCAAtactggtcattgtggatagtttcACCAAATATGTCATCCTGGTGGAATGCTCTAAAAAACTCAAGGTGCCCAAACTGGCGGACCTGTTCCTGCGTCACATGTGGAAAAAGTATGGTATGCTGGAAAAAGCAGTCTCAGACCAAGGACAAGTATTCAATAACAAGTTCCTCAAAgccctgtaccaacgcctagggatagacccccactaCTCTTCCAtgtaccacccccagagcaatgGTCAGACAGAACATGTCAACCCCTTGGTAgaacacttcctaagggcatATTCAGGCATCAACCAGAAGGACTGGGTAAAATGGCTCCCCATGGCCAAGTTTGCATGCAACAACACGGTCCATAGTGCAACTGGGAAAAGTCCCTTCAAAGCACTCCACAGGTGGGAACCAACCCTGACACCAAGTAATGTCCCCACAGATGTGCCAGAAGCAGATGGTCTTGCAGCccaaatggaagcacaatggaaggagaTTGAGTTGGCACTCCAGCAATCCAAGTCACAAATGATAGCCGGGGAAGGAGGGAATCCACTAGAGTTTGAAATAGGGGAAGAAGCATGGCTGGATGCCAAGAACCTAAAGCTTAAGACCCTCAGCCCCAAACTCACAGAACAAAGGATAGGCCCCTTCAGAATCATTGAGAAGATCTCTGACTGCACCTACCAGCTAGAATTACCACTGTCCATGAGGGTTCACAATGTTTTCTATGTTGGATTGCTatctaaagtcaaaagggatgaTAAAAGGGCATTTGAAAACAGGCCACTGCCAATTACCATGGACGGAGAGGAGGAGTATGAAGTTGAAGGAatctgttgtacaccactgtaa
- a CDS encoding Retrotransposable element Tf2 protein → MTKTFLICNTGSHAAILGLKWLDSHNLEIDWNMRALTFPHTPPEHVAIAKEEEADTNPLEGVHSKYHKYAKVFGEEEFNKLPQHWHYDIGIELTEEGPLNSPLYSMTDAKSATLKDWLRDELKAGKIQPSKSSISSLVMFVPKKDGSRCLVIDYCCLNNWTKKNIYPLPCPDDLMAQLRGAKEGDKWKTAFCTKYGLYKSLVMTFGLTNTPTAFQHFMNKLFKDLLDVCIIIYLDDILIYSKDDATHTQYVHEVLQQLMENQLFCKASKCTFHLTSMENLGIIVSDKGFNLDKLKIQAVQEWLVPTKVKEVQSFLGLANFLQCFVANFSHMAQPLHNLGLKAAITNALVLCHANPSKPYFLETDASSAVLGSILSQRQEDGWLHPLGFLLESFKGAEQNYNTHDKELLAIIHSFEYWHIFLEGMAHPITVFTYHWNLEYWKESRTFNCCHAQWHLLLAGYNFQIVYCPSKQSSKPDALSCWSNHANIPPANQTMLPDPVFANIALVLPEKELQCQIESSLDQDESVMDMTFLL, encoded by the exons atgaccaagacctttcTTATatgcaacacagggtctcacgctgctatcttgggattgaaatggttggattcTCATAACctggaaattgattggaatatgcGCGCCTTAACCTTCCCTCACACCCCACCGGAACATGTGGCTATtgccaaggaagaggaagcagacacaaaccctcttgaaggagtacaCTCCAAATACCAcaaatatgccaaggtatttggagaagaagaattcaataagctcccTCAGCACTGGCACTATGATATTGGCATTgaactcacagaagaaggacccCTCAATTCACCCCTCTACAGCATGACAGATGCcaagtccgccacactcaaggactggctcagggatgaattgaaggctgggaagatccaaCCCAGTAAATCCTCTATCAGCTCTCTGGTAATGTttgtaccaaaaaaggatggttcccgctgCTTGGTCATTGACTATTGTTGCCTCAACAACtggacaaagaagaacatTTACCCGCTACcctgtccagatgacctcatggcccaactCCGTGGAGCCAAG gaaggtgacaaatggaaaactgccttctgcaccaagtatggcctgTACAAATCCCTagtcatgacatttggcctGACCAACACTCCCACTgcattccaacacttcatgaacaagttgTTTAAGGACCtcctggatgtatgcatcatcatttaccttgatgacatcctaatctactcaaaggatgacgcaacccaCACCCAGTatgttcatgaagtcctacaacaactaatggagaaccagctattctgcaaggcctCTAAATGTACATTCCATTTGACATCCATGGAAAACCTTGGCATCATTGTCTCAGATAAAGGTTTCAAtctggataaactcaaaatccaggcagtgcAAGAATGGCTGGTACCCACCAAAGTCAAAGAGGTCCAGTCCTTCCTGGGATTGGCCAATTTCCTACAatgctttgttgccaacttcagccacatggcacAACCCCTGCACAATCTG GGACTAAAGGCTGCCATCACTAACGCCCTGGTACTTTGCCACGCCAACCCATCCAAACCTTATTTCCTTGAGACAGATGCATCCAGTGCTGTGCTAGGGTCTATACTTAGCCAACGTCAAGAGGATGGCTGGTTACACCCATTAGGATTCCTATTGGAGTCATTCAAAGGAGCAGAGCAGAATTACAATACACATGACAAAGAATTGCTTGCAATAATCcactcctttgagtattggcacATTTTCTTGGAAGGAATGGCTCATCCAATCACGGTTTTTACATATCATTGGAatttggaatactggaaggaatctagaaccttcaattgctgtcatgcacaatggcacctctTGCTAGCAGGctacaacttccagattgtatATTGCCCCAGCAAGCAATCCAGTAAACCAGATGCTCTCTCCTGCTGGTCCAaccatgccaacattcccCCTGCCAATCAAACCATGCTGCCAGACCCTGTCTTTGCTAATATTGCTCTAGTATTGCCAGAAAAGGAACTACAGTGCCAGATTGAATCATCCCTTGACCAGGATGAatctgttatggatatgacatttcttctttaa
- a CDS encoding Retrotransposable element Tf2 protein, whose product MKSLAKEWVECCPTCQANCCPHAPVITLKPLEVPPFPFHTISYDFITGFPKSQGHNTILVVIDSFSKFGHFIPTSKKVTAKGLADLFISHVWKLHGLLVKTVSDRRTTFTGKFLRALYQCLGVKLAFSLAYHPEWDRQTERVNQFIEFYLRSYVAADHSDWATWLPLAEYAYNNARHAATRKTPFELVYGRNPVMNLSNVPANVPEANHVANTLAQEWKEAESSLRLTKERMVREKGTLLEYSIGKKVWLDRKNIELRTNSNKLDPKCLGPFEVTEEISSHAYHLKLPKSLKIHNIFYVGLLSKSHKSPSQPFPEQPPPETIEGEEEYKVEQIIDSKQQQGKWFYLIKWKEYGPEDNSWELEELLEHSQDKIKCFNQARLKKACDAAVAWSGDMPAKAWVMTAAKSL is encoded by the exons atgaaatccttggccaaggaatgggtagaatgctgcCCCACTTGTCAAGCTAATTGCTGTCCCCACGCACCCGTCATCAccctaaaacccttagaagttcccccttTCCCATTCCACACaatctcctatgacttcatcacagggttcCCCAAGTCTCAGGGTCACAACACCATCTTAGTGGTTATAGACTctttttccaaatttggtcacttcatccccacctCAAAAAAGGTTACAGCCAAAGGACTGGCAGATCTGTTTATCAGTCATGTTTGGAAACTCCACGGGTTACTGGTCAAAACAGTCTCTGACCGCAGAACAACCTTCACAGGAaagttcctaagggcactctACCAATGCCTTGGGGTCAAACTAGCCTTCTCattggcctaccacccagaatGGGAcagacaaacagaaagggtgaaccaattcattgagttctacctcaggtCTTATGTTGCGGCAGACCACTCAGACTGGGCCACCTGGTTGCCATTAGCAGAAtatgcctacaacaatgctaGACACGCCGCCACCAGAAAAACCCCTTTTGAGTTagtttatggaagaaaccctGTCATGAACCTGTCCAATGTTCCGgcaaatgtcccagaagccaaCCACGTGGCCAACACCTTGGCtcaagaatggaaggaagcagaatcATCCTTGAGATTGACAAAAGAGAGAATGGTCAGGGAAAAAGGAACATTACTGGAGTACTcaattggcaaaaaagtTTGGTTGGACAGAAAAAACATAGAGCTCAggaccaactccaacaagctaGACCCCAAATGCCTAGGCCCCTTTGAAGTCACAGAGGAAATTTCCAGCCATGCCTACCACTTGAAACTTCCCAAATCCCTGAAAATTCACAACATTTTCTATGTAGGATTGCTATCCAAGAGTCACAAGTCACCAAGTCAGCCCTTCCCAGaacaaccccctcctgaaacaatagaaggggaagaagaatacaaggttgaacaaatcattgattCTAAGCAACaacaagggaaatggttttacctgataaaatggaaagaaTATGGCCCTGaagacaactcctgggaactggaagaactgttggaacacagccaagacaAGATAAAGTGTTTCAATCAGGCTAGActcaaaaaggcttgtgacgccgct gtggcttggtcaggagacatgccagcaaaggcatgggtcatgacagccgccaagagcctttaa